TCGAGTCataatatagagttggtacatttaacgggcaacgaagtgcacggaatcagctagtatatacatatatttaacatttaaatataacgcCCCCTTCATACAAAATGTAAGTTTTCATTACACACTTGaagtttttaacaaattaaattaattataagaaaCAGGAAAAACACACGTTTTAGATATTCAACTTGAgttggaatataaaatataaagttatacaaattatatagatattataatatataagacaattaaattagaaattatattttacatctaATGTATTATGACAAGGAAGTCCAAGAGaaatgcaatgaaaaaaaacaatttagtgcagtgaaaataattttaatataaaacttcaaaaatattatcttcattacatttgtgaaaaataaaatattgcacaTATGTATTAtccaatataatgaaaaatacagTTAGGTATCTCGAAATGTTCCTCTCCTGTTATTGTAATGACTTCATTCCTTGtttcgtaatattatgttcaaaatattattttaaattgttttggtttGATTATTTGtcttttattgtacctacttaaggtttgattttttacatttttttatgggaGATGTAAATTAACAATCGATGAATCAATATCCATATTTGCCATTTTATTAAGTTGGTCAACGACCATTGgtagaaatattatacttttacttttattattatcaagagAAAGATCTaactataggtaccaatatacttttaagttttgatatacctacttaaaactatGAAAACATATTGcattaaactaattaactattCAAACTATTTAATCTATAGGTTTTCATTTCAAATGTTACGTCATAATGTTATAAtctataaaacttaattttgccATAATTGCTCAAATTTATAGACCATATTCTGcattgaatatttgtattaaagcACTAGACACAGAGCCGTGCCGTTACGATTTGGCGCCCggggcaaaattaaaaatattcgccCCCTATttcatttatcattaataataatgcgattcattcctatttaatttaatttaattttttttttacaacgtattttgaacattaatttgacaaaaaactaaagttaattgtaatagtaataattaaacaaaatagttaggtataatttattaatttataccgtattaaataattaaaaatgataaaaatcacaaattatattatatatacatgttatatttacAAACGTATCATAAGAGCGTATCATATATAAGTATCatatagttaaaacttaatttttctgGACTTTATTGAAGCAAAATCTTCAATGACGTCTTCaaaatcaatgcatttttttatttcatgctCAATTGATAATATTGCAGAATTGGTTAATCTGTTTTGCGACATGGTTGACCGTAAATACGTCTTAGTTAGTTTCAATTTACCAAAAGAGCGTTCCCCGGAAGCGACGGTAACAGGCATGGTAAGAAACAATCTATATGCAGTCATTAAGTTTGGACAAGTTGAatcaagttcatattttttaattgcgcTTAAAATATTTGAAGCAGTTGCGTTTAAGTCTGGTAAAATTgcttttatttgatatttaaaaaattcgatTTCGTTATTTATTTCCTGGTCAATATCTTCGTTGTATTTGATAGCTAAATCAGctgcatattttttcaatttttcaactgGTGTAACAGATAGTGAATGAGCAGAAAGGAATTGAAAATCATcagcaatatttgataattgttCAAACCTCCATTTCATTTGAGCCATCATATTATCAAGAACTTTGTAGTATTCCAATGTTAAAAATTGATCTGCAGAAATATCTTCACCCGATGAATTTTCTCCACTCATAACTTTCCTTTTTATTGtccttttgatttttaattcagATTTTATTCCAACTTTATCACAAATACTAATAGCTTCAGTTTTAATTTGTTCATTTCCACTATCACGCATTACTTGGaagaaacatttaaacaatttatccTTTTTGAAGCCTGATCTATTGGAATATTTGagctttgtaataatttatttacacgatatatttgattcaatattttatcccacatgacaaaaaataatgacCTAAAACAATAATCtttctcatatattttatttatgtaaagtttaaaatattataaaaatgtttggcgCCCCTTTAAACCATGCGCCCGGGGCATGTGCCCCCTAGGCCCCCCCACGGCACGGCTCTGACTAGACATTAAACAGAAGAACGCATAATTTATACACTTTACAGTAGTTACAAAAAATCTATGCAtgtgatttaattttcaatttgttaaattatattattaatttaatttgattgcttatactattataataatatataggtagtaggtaccaatTGGTTAGTTAATGTACATTAATGTaccatacgataataatattattattgttaaagagTTTTGcgcattacctatatatt
This genomic window from Metopolophium dirhodum isolate CAU chromosome 1, ASM1992520v1, whole genome shotgun sequence contains:
- the LOC132937684 gene encoding uncharacterized protein LOC132937684, with the translated sequence MRDSGNEQIKTEAISICDKVGIKSELKIKRTIKRKVMSGENSSGEDISADQFLTLEYYKVLDNMMAQMKWRFEQLSNIADDFQFLSAHSLSVTPVEKLKKYAADLAIKYNEDIDQEINNEIEFFKYQIKAILPDLNATASNILSAIKKYELDSTCPNLMTAYRLFLTMPVTVASGERSFGKLKLTKTYLRSTMSQNRLTNSAILSIEHEIKKCIDFEDVIEDFASIKSRKIKF